The Flavobacterium johnsoniae UW101 genomic interval TGAAATCCAAAGTGCGGCTCTTAGTTACATTCTCTCTATTAAAAAAACCAATAATCCAATCTCCATTAGACATTTGTCCAGCCCAAACCTGGCTCGATTCATTTGTTGGATCGTTCGTAAATAATGGTTTCCCGACGAAGCCATCTTTATTTAAAGCTAACATTTCTTCATTTTGATAATAAGAAATATCTTGTCCAATGGAATTATACTGATCCGCTATAGACAAAGGACCTCCCGCCATTAAATGTAACGATATTACCGTTTTTTTTTCATTGTCATTGGCCAGTGAATTTAATCTAATGAAATCTCCATCCAGAATTAATTTCTTTCGTCCTGAAATAAATGACCAATAGGTATATCCATCAAAAGTATTATAATATTGAGACCACCAACTATGACGGATGCCTCGATCTAAATTATTAAACCTGTTCCACCCTCCATCTCCAAGATCTTCGTTAATTCGAATCATGTGTCCGTATTTATTCTCAGAAACAGCATTATCAATTAATTCGGGCATCACCAGGCTCAAAAAAATTTTATTTTCATCGCATGCTTCGCGAATCCATCTTAATGCTTTTTCATAGTCTTGGGTTGATCTTGCCGGACCGTATGTGAAGTCTCCTTTATCCGCCCCCGTTTGGAACCAGGCTAAGAAATCAATCCTTAAATAACTTACACCCATATCGGCATAATATTGTACATAACCTTTAATGTACTGTTCTGCCCCAGGCTTATTAACCTGAACCCAGTTAAATATTTTTTCCTGACCTTCAATAGGGTTCAGAAGCGTTGATAACGGAATATTGGTTCCTTTAATTTTAACTCCTGCATCAGCAGCCTTTTTATTTACCCACAAAGGATTATTATACATACCTAATGTCATTCCGCGGGCTTTTAAATAATCTGCCCAATATTTATAATCATGTATCCAATTCGAGGAATGTGTTGTTCTGTAACCATCCTGAGTATAGTTTGAGTCATCTCCCCAGCCATCTATACAAATCATATTGTACCCATATGATTTTAGATTGTCATTGACCCAATCAATGTTTTTTTTCCATTCATCTTCAGGGATATAATCATTTTTAATAAGATTATATTCATACGGATTCCAATACAAGGGAGCCTTATACGGATTGATTTGGGAAAATCCTTTTTGTAAAGACAATACTAAGGATAAAATTAGCAATAAAATTAAAACAGGTGTTTTCTTCATTTTGGTTGGTTTAGAGGGTTAGAAAGCAGTTTTAAATAAGAACATTTCAGAACATATCTCTTGAAATTTATAAGACAATATTCCTGCTGTTTTTTGTGGTTAGTAAAGTCATACAATTTAGAGCAGATCTGGCTCTCCCTTTATGAAGTAACATACTGTTGTTCAACAATAAAGAAAGGAACAGAATACAGTTCTCTTAATTGTATATACAAAAGAATTAAAAAATAAATGAGGGAGTACAGAGTTTCAAAAACATATAGAAAAAACATTGACAAATAAATATTAAAACAAAATATATCAATTAGTTAAAAAAAAATGATGCTCATATATATATAGAAATATTTCTAGTGAAGTTATCCTAAGTAATACATCCCAGATGACTTTTATTTTATGGTAAACACAACTAGAAAATTGTTCTTGTCATCAATCAGCCCCATAATTTAGCCACAATGAGTAAACAGGAAATATAAAATAACAAATTATATGGGGTAAAATGTAGATCATCACTCGTTGTAGAAAAATATCAAATCTTAAAATTTAATTGGTATTGATAGCTCTTTGTTATATACATATTAATGACTCTTATTATTAAATTCCTTCATACCGTTTCATTATTTTGTCAATATTTACTATTCTTGACTTCTCTGTCGTATCGCTTAAAGGGTTTCAAAAAAATATTTGTCTTAGTTTGTTGTAAAAATGTATATCTATGTATCTGAATCAATTAATTATTATAACGAAATTTTAAACGGATTTAAATCATTGTGGAAGTTTCAATATTGATAAAAACGGCGAAAATTATCTTGGTTGAATCGTGCCACATTATACAAAAAAATAACAAGACAGATGAAAACGACGACGATCGGGATATTGTAATCACAACACCAAAAGACGAAAGGGCGACGTTAAATTCATTGGATAATGTTTTTATAAATACTACAACCGGTAAAGCTGTTCCATTGTCACAGATTTCAACTTTAACCATGGAAAGTTCTCCTTTATTTATTAAGCATTTAAACAAAATAAGAACTGTTTCCATCACTGCTTTTGTTGATAAAAATCACCTGACAGACAATGTTATTACAGACTTAATGAGCAAATTGGATAATTTCAAATTTCCTTCAGGTTATAAATATACTATGGGAGGTGAGTTCGAGTCTAAAAATGAATTCTTTGGAGGTTTTGAAACCATTATTATAATTACCATTTTTCTCTTTGTTGCTGTTTTAATCTTACTATTCAAAACTTTTAAAAGAACACTGATTGTTTTATCGGTTATACCTTTGGGAATTGTGGGCGCTGTTACAGCCCTTTGGGTAACTGGTAACTCCCTGTGTTTTGTGGCAACTATTGGTTTAATTGCCTTAGTGGGAATCGAAGTTAAGAACTCTATCTTATTTGTTGATTTTACTAATCAGCTCAGGATGCACGGAATGTCAGTGGAAGACGCTATACGTAAAGGCGGTGAAGTCCGTTTTCTGCCCATCATGTTGACTTCCCTGACAGCTATTGGTGGCCTGCTGCCTATTGCGCTGTCAACTAATCCGTTGATTTCCCCGCTGGCAGTAGTGATGATAGGCGGACTGATTAGCTCAACGCTGCTATCAAGAATTGTGACACCGATAGTATACAAATTGATGCCCCCGAGTATAAAAACACTGTAAAATATTATCTTTTAAAATTAAGATAATTCTCCTGTTAGAACTGTATAATTTCGCAAGCCCTGATTGGTCTTGCGAAATTATCAAAGGAAGGGCCTAAAACAATTAGATGCAACCACCAAAAAATAAAAGATGCAAAAAATTGCAATCCTAAAAATGACAAATCAATTCACGCATATTTCGTTAGTGGATGCTTTAACAAAAAACATAGTAAAATCTTCAGCATCATGACAAATCTCCTGTTTATTCAATTGATTTATTAGCAAAATAAATTAGTAATTTTGTTAAAAGTTTTTTTCTGGAAATCCAACTTCTTAAAACCTTACCTTAGATATAATTACTAGTTGTCCATAAATCTTGTAAAAGAATCAGAAAACACCATGCAGTATCACTATGAAATAAATACTCCTGAAAAAGACGAATTGTTGCCATATATCCATCAATACATTCATTTTTCTTCTTCAAGTAAAAAATTATTGCAGAAAAATCTATGGCCAAGTGCTAATGCTTCATTGATTTTTAATTTCAAAAAGACAAAATTAAACGACAAATTAAGCCCAGTTGTCGCTATAGCAGGATTACATGACGTTATTCATGTAATACAACCCGAGGAAAATGATATTGATACAATTATAGTTCATTGCTCTCCTGCTCTTTTGACTGTTTTTAGTACTACGCAAACTTCTTTTATAACCAATACTATTATTGATGCAAAAGATATATTTGGAGAGACTATTGCTTCCCTTTCCACATCACTTCAATTGGTAAAAAATATCAAAGCAAGACAAAATTTACTGGACACTTTTTTTATCGGTCTATTAACCAAAACTACTGAACAGACTTCCTGTTTTGCAAAACTTGCAAAAGCTATTCAATCTAATCCTGAATATAAAATAACTTTAGGAACCGAGATAAGCTATCGCCATTTATCACGAATGTTTAAGCAGATTATAGGGGTCAATATTCAAACTTACAGACGACTGGCCCGATTTGAATTAGCCAAACAGTTGATAATCCAAGAAACAACTATTTCATTGACAGGTGTTGGATATCAATCCGGTTATTACGATCAGGCCCATTTTGCAAAAGAATTCAAAAAATT includes:
- a CDS encoding efflux RND transporter permease subunit, which translates into the protein MVESCHIIQKNNKTDENDDDRDIVITTPKDERATLNSLDNVFINTTTGKAVPLSQISTLTMESSPLFIKHLNKIRTVSITAFVDKNHLTDNVITDLMSKLDNFKFPSGYKYTMGGEFESKNEFFGGFETIIIITIFLFVAVLILLFKTFKRTLIVLSVIPLGIVGAVTALWVTGNSLCFVATIGLIALVGIEVKNSILFVDFTNQLRMHGMSVEDAIRKGGEVRFLPIMLTSLTAIGGLLPIALSTNPLISPLAVVMIGGLISSTLLSRIVTPIVYKLMPPSIKTL
- a CDS encoding helix-turn-helix domain-containing protein is translated as MQYHYEINTPEKDELLPYIHQYIHFSSSSKKLLQKNLWPSANASLIFNFKKTKLNDKLSPVVAIAGLHDVIHVIQPEENDIDTIIVHCSPALLTVFSTTQTSFITNTIIDAKDIFGETIASLSTSLQLVKNIKARQNLLDTFFIGLLTKTTEQTSCFAKLAKAIQSNPEYKITLGTEISYRHLSRMFKQIIGVNIQTYRRLARFELAKQLIIQETTISLTGVGYQSGYYDQAHFAKEFKKLSGLRAKYFGPLCSI